TCTGATCCACCaaaaacaaaccccaaaaacctTTTTCCTTTCCAAGCAAGCCCTAACTCCAAAAATTTGTCATCCTTCATTGTGTGAATCACCATAAAGTACCTCCTGCCAATACGAACACTTCAAAATCCTCCATTCAACCTTCCAAAAGTCGACAAAAACCCATCAAAAGATCACTTTGCAGCACCTGAAGACGGCCTCACCCAACTATTACAAGACAGATTGTGTTCGAGAACAAAAGAGATGTACCTTCTGATCTATAAATTATGAGGATAATCACCAGCTGCAGAGGGAAAGAGAGGTATAATATGGGTAATCTGTACACCATAAAACATTAATAGATTGTGTGTGTACAAAGAGGAATACGTGCCAAAAACCAATGGTACCTGTGCAACTTAATGACTACTAATCTCATTCATGATGATACTCCTAGTCAATTAAATCATCTTGTTAAAGTCTGTCCCCTTTGCATGGTGGACGCAGAATCGGTTGAGCAAATCCTTCTTCACTGTGCTTGGACAACAAATCTCTGGAATATGGTCTGTCTCTAATATGACAAAGGTGGGTTATCTCTAACTCTGTGGGAAGGGAACTCTGGGCCTGGAAAGGAATTCAAGCCACAAAGGTGAAGAGAAAGGCTTCGTCTCTCATTCCCCTTGCAATTTTCTGGTGTGTTTGGAAAGAGAGGAATTGGTGAGTGTTTAAAAATTCATCCTCTACAATCCAAATCAGCAGAGAACATTGGTTTACTGCAGTTAATAGCTGGCATGGTAGGACTATTATTAATGATTTTGACGTACTCTTTGATTTGTGTGATACCCTTCTGGGTGCTTGATTCAGTGTACCATGggctggcatccccttgatgtcTGCCTCTTCTTCATGGTtccttataaaaaaaataaaaataaaaatcttcttCAAGTGTTATCAGATAAAGTAGGTTTCCAATGAACTGGGGGTATGTTTGTAAAGCATGGCATTTGAATGGAGTGTTCTCATGAAAAAATACGAGCAAGCGCTCTTGCAGCCTCTTCCCCTATGAAAAAAGTGGTAGATGAACTATGTTGTCAGGGAGCCCAACCACTAAATGGGTAtgtattaattttaattaacaacAAAGGTTATGAAGGGAAATAACTAGAATAATCAAAActagaaaaaataaaagaggaaaaaaaataaggaaaagcaGGAAAACATGATTTGGTTCTCCAGCTAAAAATAACTCCTTTTCAGTCGATAAAGATTTGTTATAAATTTATCCCCAAGTTAGGGGTACTTAGACATCAGAAGGCCTCATACTGAGGGTGTCATTTCAATCATCATTAACAAATGCCTTTCAGTTCACAAAGAATaccaaattttcttctttttctattgCACTGCAAGCTAGGAACAGCTACAAGAACAAACCAAACAAGTTTTTACGGGGACAAGAGGATTTGAAAAGACTTCAATGGAGTCACCAAAACTATGGTTATTATCTGTTACTAAAGCAATAATGTAAGAGCAACTATGAAATAATCCTGAGGCAGCAGTAAATGCTAAGTAGACATCTGGCACTTGTCTGATACATGAACTCGCTGCTTTCCACAAAAGCTATCAAAACACTTGCAAATGATATAAGGCAAGAAACCATTTTATTcttgaatatattttatatatataggcaatatTAGTAATTATTTTCCTTGCAAATTCAAAATAATAACCTCTTCTGCTTATTTTCTTTaccaatttttaaatttaatattatatattgaAAGCAGTGAAGAATCATAAAAGTAGCAAAGATGCATAACATTTTTTTAACTAAATTGCTCTTATAAAGAAAAGCCCATGACCCACCCTCACAAATGTTACTTATGTCATATTCTGTTTTTGATGTAGAGACTAGCtctaaataataaattttcagtCAATTTTAGTGGGGGCTGGCTTATTAATAGTTTATATTGGTTGTACAAACTTAAACTAAAAAATACTATTTTTTACACATAGCATGAGGTACATGGATTGTGAGGGAAAGGTACCTAAAAGCAAAAATTCAGATTGTAATCTGGACATTTAGGGCTTGTTTGGACTGACCAGTAAAAAGAACTTACCTGGTGTACAATCAAACAGTAAATTTTTTCTCAGTAATTGAAAGTAATCTATTTTAaccaaaaaaatcatttttaccaCTCAGCTTCAGGTTTGTTTAGAATGACTTAGAAAAATGGCTATGAGATGTTTTACTCAAATTTCTCAACCAAGCaattttttcttctttcaaaaattaaaaaaaaaaaatctttacttGAGTCATAAATCATCAAGTCATTCCAAACACACCCTTTAATCATCACTGATGGTCAAAAAGGTTCCTCCAGCTGGTTTTGGCATCATTTAAATttcatcattttattttttcctttctttttttttttgttaagacATAATCAAAAGTTCCATGCATGCTTAAAGGCATAAAACAGTCATTTGGGAATTGTTTGAGCAAATGTACATTCCCCACTTTTTTTGAACAAAAACAAAATAGGTAAACTCTCTTTTGAAATCTCTGGATTAATGAAACTACGCCAAGCAGGATACTTAATGCATTAGCTACAGCATTGCCCGGCTTGATACGCACGGTGCCTAGTATTTTATTGTTTACAGCTAGGACTACTGGGGTATCTAATCCCATTTGCTCTCCTGCCCAGCAGAGTGCTTTCGCCGTTGGATTTCAAAAATTTGTTGCCAAGATACATCAATATGACAGATCCACAGCCAAAAGGCTCGAACCTATTTTTCCCTTCATATTGAACTAGAAAAGCAGCTCTGAACCTTGGATTATACAGCTAATCTGGTTATAATCAAATCATAAACAGGACCGATATCTTGGGGCTGGCTGACCAGGTGTAGAAGTTTATCAATTTCTACAATCAAAGTCCTTAAAACAAGGGCAAACAAAGCCTTAATTTTCAGATTTTGGATTATGTCTAGTTGCTTCAAAAGTGGAATTCATGGGAGTTTGTGAAGTTGACACCAAGCCGTGGAAGTGGCTAATGAGTGACCAAGAGGTCACATGCAATCTATGTGCTTAACGAAGACCTTTCAGATAATTCAAGATAAAAAAGTGAGTCCTTAATATTTAAATTGTGATTCTCAAAGTTAAAGATACCTCAATGCCTCCGCTCGACAAAAGTAAGTCATTTGGTTAGCTGAATCACAGAAGTAACTCTGCTTAAACCTTGAAAAACCTAATAAACACTAGATCAGATTTTCTGAGCACAGTATGGAGAGCATTTGTTTTTTACAGCTAATGAACAAATTGAGATAGATGGTTACCATGAAATTCTGCAgtaactttttctttttcagaaGCTGCCAAAAGCCAACTTTTTAAAAGTTTGAAATTTCTTTCATTTGTCTCTCTGATGCAGATTAAGGGGCATGGTTTTCTCTCTCCAATAATGATATTGATCTATCAATACCTAGAGGCCTCCTCCTGAAATCATTAGAGCACCTTCTTGCAAAATTTTTCTTTCACCTTCTTGCAAATTTTTTCTTTAGTAGCTTCTTATCTCTAATACCATCATACAGGAGTTCATAAGCATAATAAGTTATATGACTCTTCTTTAACATGTCCTCCACAACAATCTTGGGTGCTACTACCACCTTTTTATCAGCCTCAAAAATCATGTTAACAGATTCAGGGACAATATTGTTTTGTACCATAAGGTGGATGATACCAACTGCCTCATTAACTCTTTGGTCAAAGCAAAGACAGTTTATTACACGTCCAAATGTTGAGAGTGAGGGAATGAACCCCTTTTCGATCTTTTCTAAAAGAAAACTGTACCCAGAATTGCCGCTTCCTGTTTTGCAAAAACCATCAATCATGACACGGTAAGAGTAACTGTCTGGGGAACAGCCCCGGTCTCCCATCTCACTGAAAAGCTTTGCAGCCATATTCATAATTAGTTTCTCAGAAAATGCATTGATCATGATATTGTATGTTGCTGTGGTATGTGAAAACTTATATTGCCATTCCATTCTTCTAAATAGCTGGTATGCTCCATCCAAATCTCCATTCTTGCAAAACCCATCTATCAATGTGCCAAAGCTAACAACATCTGGAGTCACACCCTTATTTTCCATTTCTTCCAGTAATTCTAAAGCTTCTTTTATTTTTCGAGCTTTGCAGAGACTTTCTATGAATATATTGTACGTGATAATGTTAGGAACACACCCTTTCTCCACTGCTGCTTTAAATGTTTCCATTACATCTTCAGGCCTTGCAGCCTTGCAGAGGCCATTCAGGATTGTGTTATACGTGATTACATCAGGTTTAACACCATGGTTCCACATCCTATCAACAATCTCAATTGCATTGTCCAACTTCAATTGTTTACAATAACCATCAATCAATGTATTAAAGGTAAAAATATCAGGAAGGTACCCTTTGGATATAGCATCACCAATGAGATTATTGGCATCAGATACACAACCCATCTTGCACAACCCATTAATAACTAAATTATAAGTCCATATATTGGGACTACAACCATTTTCTGACATATCATTCATCAGCTTCAAAGCTTGCAAAATAAGTCCCTGCTGACACAGCCCTTTGATTAATGTGTTATAAAGAACAATACCAGGTTTGAGTCCTTTTCCCAGTGCCTTATGATATACAGCCATGGCACGGTCTATTTCACCATCCTGGTTTAGCCCATTAATCAGGGAGCAATATGTGAATTCATCAGGCACGAACCCCTTGAAAGCTGCATTATTGAGAATTTTGTCTGCATTTTGTATCATACCCATTTTGCAATATCCGTCAATGATTGTATTGTAGGTAAAAGCATCAGGCTCAAAACCTTCATTGACCATTTTATGCAAATAGCGCTCAGCTTCTGCAACATTATGATTCTTACACAAGCCACAGATTATTGTATTATAAGTGACAACATCTGGAGTTAGGCTTTCCCTTGTTACATTCTCCAACAAAATTACAGCATCATGAAGCATGCCCTTTTGGCAAAACCCCTGGATAAAGAtattatatgtaaataaatttgGAGACACTCCCCTCTTGAAAACCTTGTTGAAAAGCTTTTCACCCTCTCTGACTTCCCCCTTCTTACAAATTTTGTGTCCAAGCTTGTTAAATGTGGCTATATTAGGACAAATACCTAGCCTAAGCATCTTCTCAAACAGTACATATGCTTCAACTTGACAGTTTTCTTCATAAAACCCACCTATCACAGTACAGTATGCAACTGCATTACACTCACACCCTTGGGAAGGCATGTTATTAAGAAGCCTCAGAGCAGCATGGGGCCTCCTTGTCCTACAAAATGATTTTATCCTTATCGTGAAGGTACACACATCAGGAACAATCCGTTTATCTTTCAGTCTCATATACACTCTGTGGGCTTGATCAAAATACCCATATTCCACCAATAAATTCATAATTGCATTATATGATTGAACTGACGGTTCACAGTTGTAAAAATCCATCCTCTCAAACACATTAACAGCTTCTTGAACCTTTCCTTTCCTCCCATAGTTTCTCATGGCTCCAATATACACTCCTTCAAGTAAACTACTATTGAAAATCATCCTCATCTCCGACAGCATGCGCTCCATGGCGTCAAACTCCCCATGAAATCCAAGCTTCTCAATCATGCATTTATAGGTTAACAAGGTATGCTTGAACCCATCTTCCTTCTTCACTGAGTTGAATATTTCAAGCGCCTTGAGAGGATCATTTCGATATTTTACAACAGCAGCAACATGTTTAGGAAGCAGTGTAGGTCTCATTCCTATACTATAAACAAATAATTAACTGCTAtaacaaaattaataatttaactcATCAAACCACAAAAAACCCAGATAAAGAAAAAGCTGTTCCGGCCTTCTCTTTCCACATTCTTCAAGCTACATTTGAACAAtaaactcaaaatcctataaCCAAAAATAGAACCCACAAAATCGAAACATTCAAATACAACTCACAACTGAAATCCAAAGCAAAATTCCCCCTCAAAAACTTCATTAAAGAAAAGGCAGTTCTGATCTTTTTTGTCCATCTTCAACCAACAGTTGTACAATATGCCGAAATCCTAGAACCATTAATAGAACCCACAAAATTGAACCATTCAAATACAACTCCAACAGCTGAAATCGAAAGCAAATCCCCTAGTAACAACCTCAAGCCGTACAGGGAGTTCTTTTACagcagaggagagagaaaaataaTTACCGGGGACGCACGAAATCCATATCGTTGCAAGCCATTGCCTGGAAGAAATGGAATATTGCTGCAAGGATATGGGCTACTGATGGGGGAATTGCTGCGAAGAGGATTGGCTCCTCTGTGCAGTGAGCCCAGTCCGGTGGAAGTCTTCCTGTGGTAGAAGAGATAAGACACAGGGCCAATGCTTTGACGGGTTCTGTGAACATTTATTGAGAACCGTTCGATTATCATACGATTCTCATCTCATTTTCTCGGGGCCCACCAGCTCGTGATCTTATGGTGACGTGGCATGATCTCAACGGTACGGTGTTTCAGAACATCATGGATATATATCGGCAAACCAGTCCCGTCTGTCGAAGAATGTAAAAGACGAAAAACCAAGCTCTACGCGTTCATTCAGTCTGTCCCGAGGGCCGAGAGAGAGGGCGGGAGAATGGGGTCGCCGGGAGAATGGCTGGAGAAGGCGTTGGTGGATCTTTGCAAGAGAATGGAAACTGGTCTGGCTCTCGACAGTGATATGATCTCGGGTTTAGTCTCTTACTGCGAACTCGCTTCTCCCCTCGATGCTAAAGAGTATCTCGatgtaacctctctctctctctctcgtttggGTTTATATTTGGGTTCGATAATTGTGTTGAAGTATCTCTTTTCTTGTTCCCCTTTCCAATTTGTACCCTTCTCTTTGTTGGCAAAACGAGACATTATCCTGGCTATGCAAATCTTGAAACTGTGATATGAATTTAATCCGCTATGCGATTAATTAATACAGAATTCAATCCCGCCATGTTCATGTGTAGTAACTTTTGTCTTTGGCTGGGCAATGAGTATACATTGAATTATAGGTATGATgaactttgaaaagttgaaaGGCTTGTTAACCAAAGAAAATATGGCTGATTAGTGTATGGCTCCCTTGAATGCCCAAAGTGTTGATACTGACCTATTGTGATTAGAAAATGTCATACCTAGCATGACTTGTGTCACCTTTACATGTTAAGAGCAAACCCTAGAACAAATGGAACAGTAAAGTGCATTACGAAACAAAGAAAGGCAACAAACAGAGACAAAGACAAGGGGGTCTAGTAGAGGCCTCGGTCCCCAGATACAAACAGTTCCCGtaaattttttttgaagaatATGTTTTTAGCAATATATGAATGCATGTAATCTGGGGGCGACCCTTGCCCCAATGGTTAGGGTGGTACATCCAAAAGGTTGGAGGTTTGACCCACAGAAACAATCTCTCAATCATGTCTGACCCGAACCTTCAATGGTGTGGGAGCCTTATGCACGAGGTGTTTATTTTTTAGAGTATGTTGAATATTTTTAACATTACATATGTAGGTTTGACTTGTAGAATGGATTTGAGTGGGAATGGAAATGTCAATATATATGACTTTGCAGTAGTGTTAAAAAAAAGTGGCATTGTTTTATGACAAATAACCATGCAAAATTTGTACTATTCAAATCAATATGAAATTAAAAAACTCTCAAATCTCGCTGTGGGAATGTCTAATCCCATTGTATTCTCTGTTGATTGGCATAAATGATAAAACTAACTTTTGTAGTCATTTACTTGAGACAATAttactgttttattattttcttttgtaAACTACTATACACCTATGCTATAGGTCTTCCATTCCCATCTTATTTCATTTTAAGAGCCAAAgataatgtatatgtatatatactagTCAATATGTCACATGCATTGTACAATATTGCAATTAGATAGTTTTTACTATAATTCAGATGTATATTGAAATAATAATACATTGtcataattaaatttataaattaaaatatgaatatttcAAAGTTACATAAAAAAGATACAAAATATGGAATACTACTACAATACAGGACACATAGAGGGACATAACAAatcttaaaatgtaaaatatgatacAGCTCGAACAAGTTTGATTAACATCATGCACTGATATATTCAAATATATTACCTATTGCAGATATTAAATTTAGTATTTACAAAACATGGCAaatataaaattcaaataaataaacatgcatattcttctttcttttttattgtgcaaaaaaTCTCAATATGTGACTACTTCCTTTGGAAATGTAATTAGGTTTATTATAGTTTTTCAAAAACCAAAAGTTGCATCACTCTTCTTTtataattatgattttttttatgagcaaaataaaacaaaatgaaattgcAATGTATGACTCTTATGTCTTAAACATATCTTAaactttttttgaaaaattccAAGGAATGCCATAGAGGTGTTGAAGTAgacaataaaaatatatacttaAAATTATTGGCATATTTAAAGTGTCATATGTGTATCaaaaagtatttcaaacaatGTCAATATTATAGATAAGACACACACAAGACTCTTGTAGAAGTGCATGAGCTACATAGTTATGTTTAATAACtaaaatgtgatatttatatgtaGGGGTGCACAAAAATTATCGAAAAACCGAAAACCGGACCAAAATCATAAACAGTTCGGTTTTTCGGTTTCAGTTTCAGTTTTCggtttacaaaaataaaaaaattcggTTTCGGTGTCGGTTTCGGTTTTTGTGTAGAACCGAACCGAAAAAACCGAAAAACCGAataatataagatatatatatatatatatatatagggttttaagttttaagttttaacttttttattatttattttcacttttcACAATTTAACTTTTCAATCAATTTTAGCTGCCTTTGGGCTTCACCCTTCCTAGTTCCCAAAGGCCAAATCCCATTCCCAAGTTTCCCCTCCCGCCTCCTCCTCTTCTTTCTTCCACAAGCCTCGGTAGTCGGTTCCTCACTTCCTCTACTCTGTTCGACTGTTCCTCACGAGTCATCTCTCTACACTCTACAGTCTACACTCTGTTCGGCCGTGCTAGCGACCAGCGTGCCTCCCGCCtccgcctcctcctcctccttcctcatttttcttcctCTCTTCTCAACTCTCTGTGATTCAGTTCCGTCGTGCGTCCGTCGTCACTCCGGCCAAGACTCACTCGTCTAGCTCTGCCTCCCTCTTGGCTCCCGTGGTCCCGTCCGGCCGTCCCTAGTCTTCACTCCGGGCCATCCCTCGTCTGGCTCTGCCTCACTTTCAGAGTTCAGAGCTGagaaataaaggttattttttttgtaaaaaaaatcggtttaaaaCCGAAAAACCGCAACCGAACCGCCACATTCTCGGTTTTCAATTGGAGCATattttcggttcggtttcggtttcggtttcggttcgaAAATCCCAAAACCAACAAATTTGGTTCGGTTTTGGCCAAAACCGAACCGCACCGAACCGTGTACAGCcctatttatatgtatgatattgaaattatattttaaaaatttaaaatttaaaacaattaaatatttcttcacctcaatctagaaaaagaaattttaattcttatttcataaaaaatgtaatgtTTATCTATTGATAGTCTATATACAATCAAATAATAGTACGACAAAGATCAAAATTGCACAAACACTCGTGCCCTAGCCATAAATACACCCAATACGGAGAATGAAAACTATCAAAGGTTACAAAcattatactatatatatacaacaacaacaagccttaagtctcactaggtggggtcggctacattaATTCTTTTCCTCCAATATATCCAATCAAGAGCATTTTATTTTACTAGATTaggggctattaaatccttcctcactacctcattccaagttattttaggtctactatGGTTTTAAATTGTAGTAGTGGGTAGCGTAATGTAATGGTAACGGGTATAACaagaagcgggagtagcggatattacataacgggaagtgggtgtaacggccatgaatttttttcaagcacgcacaaccttgtgcatattagtgtatttgcatgttttaagctttcaACCCTTCTTAAAGAGTTTCagtatattttggatcctttagttaaATTTGTTTGGCAAGGGCAAGAAGTTTCCATTTGTTTTAAACCGCCATTgacagaaaaattatgtgtgtgtatttatactccTCATTGTTCTTATgcgtgataaattcttatgtgtgctaacttaattaataaaataaaatacattatacactccataaATCTATTAGGCACATAaaacatacgaataatacaaggatacaataactagaaaagaaagaaagtagAAGTTGAATAATATAGAACATGAATATCAAAtttctaatattatcaaaataaaatattttcctaacaagttaggaaaataaaatacattgTTACTTAATGCATTTTTTTTGTGAGTatttataatcttttccccttcTCGCCCCATAGTATTTTGAGAATGATTAATGAAAGTGGGGGAAAAAATagaagtgagaagaaaaagtaaaaaataaaataaaattttttgggtGTAACAaccctgtagcggttacgtaataGCCATAGCGGCCTTTGTGTAACGGTTGTGGCCCGTAATGGCCGCtatggccgtgatttttcttcccaccaatttcgCTGTGTGTAACGGTATTGAGAACCCAAAAAACTGTTATGTAAAGCCATTACGTAACCGTCGCaaccattatttaaaaccatgagatCTAGCCTTGCCCATTTTCATGTCAAAAACAATAACCAACTCACTCATCCTCATAGGTGTTTTACTAGGCTTACGTTTCAAATGTCAAAACCATCTAAgtcacccctcccttatcttatcttcgaTTGATGCTAAgcctaaattattgtgtatattcattccttagtttatcttttagtattataccactcatctaccttaatattcacatttcatcaacttttactttttgtacatgttccTTAGTTGCCTTACATTCTGAACTATAAAGTATAACCAACcttatagtcatcttataaaacttttctttaattttaagggtattctatgatcacacaacacacctaaaGCACTctttcattttacccaacttgctttaattctatgtgttacatcttcttcaatttcctcttctgcttgcataatagatccaagatatcaaatctattagtgctactaatttcttgattatcaagtttaatcttctgtCCACTACTTCTTAtgttactgaaattacatttcatatattctgtcatATGCGTACTTATTCTAAAACCTTTGGACTCTAATATGATTTCCCAAAGTTATAATTTAGAGTCCATTctactcctactttcatcaataaacacaatatcatctacaaacaacatacaacaacatatctcattttagattttcctagtaagttcatcaattacaaaagtaaaaagataagaactTAAAGTAAAaacttgatgtacacctattgtgaaaAATCTCTAGATACCCCTACTACCATtctaacgctagtcactactctattatacatatccttaatgacctcagtatatctactacaaacccccttcttttctaaaacccaccaaagaacttccctaggtactccatcatatgctttctctggtcaataaaaaccatatacaaGTCCCTTttattttccctaaactttttcattaatcttcttaaatgATAAATGCTTCTACGGTGGATCTCCGAGGcagaaaaccaaattgattctctataatctttgtttctaatcttattatttgttcaattaccctttcccataatttcatcgcatgacttataattttaattccactattattattacaatttgaatatcgcctttgtttttgtataaaggtattacCGTGCTTTTTCTCCATTCTTCCgaaattttcttggtttttataatattgttgaaaatattagttaaccaaatatttctT
The Malania oleifera isolate guangnan ecotype guangnan chromosome 13, ASM2987363v1, whole genome shotgun sequence DNA segment above includes these coding regions:
- the LOC131146275 gene encoding putative pentatricopeptide repeat-containing protein At1g74580, with product MRPTLLPKHVAAVVKYRNDPLKALEIFNSVKKEDGFKHTLLTYKCMIEKLGFHGEFDAMERMLSEMRMIFNSSLLEGVYIGAMRNYGRKGKVQEAVNVFERMDFYNCEPSVQSYNAIMNLLVEYGYFDQAHRVYMRLKDKRIVPDVCTFTIRIKSFCRTRRPHAALRLLNNMPSQGCECNAVAYCTVIGGFYEENCQVEAYVLFEKMLRLGICPNIATFNKLGHKICKKGEVREGEKLFNKVFKRGVSPNLFTYNIFIQGFCQKGMLHDAVILLENVTRESLTPDVVTYNTIICGLCKNHNVAEAERYLHKMVNEGFEPDAFTYNTIIDGYCKMGMIQNADKILNNAAFKGFVPDEFTYCSLINGLNQDGEIDRAMAVYHKALGKGLKPGIVLYNTLIKGLCQQGLILQALKLMNDMSENGCSPNIWTYNLVINGLCKMGCVSDANNLIGDAISKGYLPDIFTFNTLIDGYCKQLKLDNAIEIVDRMWNHGVKPDVITYNTILNGLCKAARPEDVMETFKAAVEKGCVPNIITYNIFIESLCKARKIKEALELLEEMENKGVTPDVVSFGTLIDGFCKNGDLDGAYQLFRRMEWQYKFSHTTATYNIMINAFSEKLIMNMAAKLFSEMGDRGCSPDSYSYRVMIDGFCKTGSGNSGYSFLLEKIEKGFIPSLSTFGRVINCLCFDQRVNEAVGIIHLMVQNNIVPESVNMIFEADKKVVVAPKIVVEDMLKKSHITYYAYELLYDGIRDKKLLKKKFARR